In Rhodamnia argentea isolate NSW1041297 chromosome 11, ASM2092103v1, whole genome shotgun sequence, one genomic interval encodes:
- the LOC115746989 gene encoding patatin-like protein 1 — MFLSFTLNSCINEKKEMERRPLPLKIQPPAYGKLVTILSIDGGGVRGIIPGVMLGYLEAQLQELDGEDARLADYFDVIAGTSTGGLITAMLSAPDARNRPLFAAKDIVPFYLENCPKIFPQGCGCLGSVVNTLRSLTGPKYNGKYLHKLLRKLLGTTRLHDSLTGLVIPTFDIKKLEPVLFSSYEASKHTFLDAQLSDICIGTSAAPTYLPAHYFKTEDTDGRAHDFNLIDGGMVANNPTLVAISEVTKQVLAEDPYFFNIKPPVDCTRLLVISLGTGSDTSEIKFDAKKASKWGLFCWLYEDGTSPLIDVYSQGSADLVDYLNCVVFKASQSENNYLRINDDTLKGTLSSVDTSTKENLDNLVKAGEHLLKKPVSRVNLDTGRNEPIPNAGTNEEALKRFAKLLSDEKKLRESRSPHDMRGE, encoded by the exons ATGTTTCTGAGCTTCACACTTAATTCTTGCATTaacgagaaaaaagaaatggagagaAGACCTTTGCCGTTGAAAATTCAGCCTCCGGCGTATGGAAAGCTCGTGACGATCCTAAGCATCGATGGCGGAGGAGTCCGAGGAATCATTCCCGGGGTCATGCTCGGTTACCTCGAAGCCCAACTTCAG GAGCTGGATGGTGAAGATGCGAGGCTCGCAGATTACTTCGATGTAATAGCAGGAACAAGCACAGGAGGTCTTATCACGGCCATGTTGTCTGCTCCGGATGCACGCAACCGTCCTCTCTTCGCCGCGAAAGACATAGTCCCATTTTACTTGGAGAATTGTCCTAAAATCTTTCCTCAAGGATG TGGGTGCCTGGGTTCGGTTGTGAACACGCTGAGATCTCTGACGGGACCCAAGTACAATGGAAAGTATCTTCACAAATTATTAAGGAAGTTACTCGGAACCACGAGGTTGCACGATAGCCTTACCGGCTTGGTTATTCCAACCTTCGACATCAAAAAGCTTGAACCAGTTTTATTTTCCTCATATGAG GCGTCAAAGCATACATTCTTGGACGCTCAACTATCGGACATATGCATCGGCACATCGGCTGCTCCGACTTACTTGCCCGCCCATTATTTCAAGACAGAAGATACAGATGGACGAGCCCATGATTTTAATCTTATTGATGGTGGTATGGTCGCCAACAATCCG acATTGGTGGCCATCAGTGAAGTGACCAAGCAGGTCTTGGCGGAAGACCCATATTTCTTCAACATCAAACCACCTGTCGACTGCACACGATTGTTGGTGATTTCGCTTGGGACAGGCTCGGACACATCCGAGATCAAGTTCGATGCCAAGAAGGCTTCAAAGTGGGGGTTGTTCTGCTGGTTGTACGAGGACGGCACAAGCCCTTTGATAGACGTCTACTCTCAGGGGAGTGCCGATCTTGTCGATTATCTCAATTGCGTGGTCTTCAAGGCCTCCCAGTCCGAGAACAACTACCTCCGTATTAAC GACGACACTCTGAAGGGGACTTTATCTTCGGTGGACACTTCCACGAAGGAGAACTTGGATAATTTGGTGAAAGCTGGTGAGCACCTGTTGAAGAAACCGGTCTCGCGAGTTAATCTCGACACTGGCCGCAACGAACCAATCCCAAATGCCGGCACCAACGAGGAAGCCCTCAAAAG GTTCGCTAAGCTACTCTCTGACGAGAAGAAACTCCGTGAGTCGAGATCTCCGCATGACATGCGCGGGGAATAG